One genomic window of Sphingobacterium oryzagri includes the following:
- a CDS encoding TraR/DksA family transcriptional regulator, whose amino-acid sequence MGTTNEKTRYSDAELQEFKDIILEKLRIAKEELSALTSTLSNSNANGTDDTAGTYKTLEDGSATLEKEQVNQLAARQKKFIDNLEAALVRIENKTYGICRETGKLIQKERLKAVPHTTLSIEAKNKQY is encoded by the coding sequence ATGGGAACAACTAACGAAAAAACGCGCTACAGCGATGCTGAACTTCAAGAGTTCAAAGATATTATTCTTGAAAAACTTCGCATTGCAAAAGAGGAGCTTTCAGCATTGACCTCTACCTTGAGCAATAGCAATGCAAATGGTACAGATGACACTGCGGGCACTTACAAAACGCTGGAAGATGGTTCGGCCACCTTGGAGAAAGAACAAGTGAACCAATTGGCTGCGCGTCAAAAGAAATTCATCGACAACTTGGAAGCCGCGTTAGTTCGTATAGAAAACAAAACGTATGGTATTTGCCGCGAAACGGGTAAGCTTATTCAAAAAGAGCGTCTAAAAGCTGTTCCGCACACCACGTTAAGCATTGAAGCTAAAAACAAACAGTATTAA
- a CDS encoding lipoprotein signal peptidase: MKAYTRPILLISIILLVDQISKFWVKLNMLIGQGFNVLGDKFQIHFIENNGMAYGMEFGGEFGKLFLTLFRIIAVAGIGYGLYYMVKNKYHRGFILNVALIFAGALGNILDSTFYGLLFSESTPFEKATLFPADGGYASIFHGKVVDMLYFPLIEGNFPDWFPIWGGEHFLFFRPVFNVADSAISVGVVLILLFQRRYFKEEHVEKESVNSEVLED; the protein is encoded by the coding sequence ATGAAAGCCTACACTAGACCAATATTACTCATTTCGATTATTCTTCTTGTCGATCAAATTTCCAAATTTTGGGTGAAGCTAAACATGCTGATCGGACAAGGGTTTAATGTGCTCGGCGATAAATTTCAGATACATTTTATTGAAAACAATGGAATGGCTTATGGGATGGAGTTCGGCGGTGAGTTTGGCAAATTATTCTTAACCTTATTCCGGATAATTGCGGTGGCAGGTATCGGGTATGGTTTGTATTATATGGTAAAAAATAAATACCATAGAGGCTTTATTCTTAATGTAGCATTAATATTTGCCGGTGCACTTGGCAATATTCTCGACTCGACATTCTACGGACTGCTTTTTAGCGAAAGTACGCCTTTTGAAAAAGCGACTTTGTTTCCAGCTGATGGCGGCTATGCGTCAATTTTTCACGGTAAAGTGGTGGATATGTTGTATTTCCCACTCATCGAAGGCAATTTTCCTGATTGGTTCCCGATTTGGGGCGGCGAGCATTTCCTGTTCTTCAGGCCGGTCTTTAACGTGGCCGACTCGGCCATTTCGGTTGGCGTCGTGCTGATCTTACTATTTCAGCGCCGTTATTTCAAAGAAGAACATGTGGAGAAAGAAAGCGTAAACAGCGAAGTATTAGAAGATTAA
- a CDS encoding M20/M25/M40 family metallo-hydrolase: MKTRTAYFKFLLLTVLLVSSGRTAFAQVDIAQLKKHIYYLADDKMKGRGTGSKQVKKAANYIEKQFKRYGLEPKGEKGFRQSFEAKVRKVVVKDSIRMADNIIGFLDNGAAYTIVVGAHYDHLGEGHQGSSKDSLGVGKIHNGADDNASGVAGLLALAQHYAGNNEKEAYNILFIAFGAEELGLVGSRYFTEHPTIPLANIQWMLNMDMIGRYNPLNGLAIIGYGTSSKFPAIFENVKSDIKFYTSKDGNGGSDQTSFYKKNIPVLFFHTGGHADYHMPTDDADKIDYQSLKAIIELEKQIIDRSMQQPKMDFIWTN, translated from the coding sequence ATGAAAACACGTACCGCCTATTTTAAATTCTTGCTATTGACTGTGTTGCTAGTCTCTTCAGGCAGAACAGCCTTTGCTCAAGTAGACATCGCACAACTTAAAAAACACATTTATTACCTGGCTGATGATAAGATGAAAGGCCGGGGTACCGGATCCAAACAGGTTAAAAAAGCGGCTAACTATATCGAAAAGCAATTCAAACGCTACGGCCTGGAACCCAAAGGCGAAAAAGGCTTCCGCCAATCTTTCGAAGCGAAAGTGCGAAAAGTCGTAGTGAAAGACAGCATTCGGATGGCCGATAACATTATTGGTTTTCTCGACAATGGCGCGGCCTACACGATTGTAGTCGGGGCGCACTATGATCATCTTGGCGAAGGTCATCAAGGTAGTTCGAAAGATTCTTTGGGCGTAGGAAAAATTCATAATGGTGCAGACGACAATGCTTCTGGTGTGGCCGGTCTTTTGGCATTGGCACAACATTATGCCGGCAATAACGAAAAAGAAGCGTACAATATACTTTTTATCGCCTTTGGCGCAGAAGAACTGGGCTTGGTCGGTTCACGTTATTTTACTGAGCACCCCACTATTCCACTAGCGAATATCCAGTGGATGTTAAACATGGATATGATAGGCCGCTATAATCCGCTTAACGGACTGGCGATTATCGGCTATGGGACAAGTTCCAAATTTCCGGCAATCTTTGAAAACGTAAAAAGCGACATCAAGTTTTACACAAGCAAAGATGGTAATGGCGGATCGGATCAAACCTCATTTTACAAGAAAAATATTCCAGTATTATTTTTCCACACAGGTGGACACGCAGATTACCATATGCCGACCGATGATGCCGACAAGATCGATTACCAGTCGCTAAAAGCGATAATCGAACTGGAAAAGCAGATCATTGATCGATCGATGCAACAACCCAAAATGGACTTCATCTGGACAAATTAA
- a CDS encoding SDR family oxidoreductase, which translates to MRIILTGSNGFLGQKLTDKLVTSANLEMLLALSKSENRNPNKTGYQFATCDFSSDFSTFEKQASTFAPTHIIHTAALTSVEVCEKDPAACQQINVETVGKLAAYCKQHNIHLTFLSTDFVFDGADGPYDEQAKPNPCNAYGLSKWQAEQLIQQSGCQAAILRTILVYGCIADPNRSNFVLWVKNKLTANEPINVVKDQWRTPTWVDDLADACIIASKKNANGIFHISGETLHSIYEIAVKVAEHWQLDKQLIRPITAEEIGQAENRPRKTGFIIDKAKQQLGWTATQLRDSFTEIEKQLAKINTHD; encoded by the coding sequence ATGCGTATTATACTTACCGGATCGAACGGATTTCTAGGTCAAAAACTAACGGATAAGCTGGTGACTTCGGCAAATCTGGAAATGCTACTCGCGCTCTCAAAAAGTGAAAACAGAAACCCAAACAAAACGGGTTATCAATTTGCAACTTGTGATTTCAGCAGCGATTTTTCAACCTTTGAAAAACAAGCATCAACATTTGCGCCGACACACATTATCCATACCGCAGCACTGACCAGTGTAGAGGTGTGCGAAAAAGATCCAGCTGCTTGCCAGCAGATCAACGTGGAAACGGTCGGAAAACTCGCTGCTTACTGCAAACAGCACAACATACATCTTACTTTTCTGTCTACCGATTTCGTATTTGATGGTGCGGATGGACCGTATGATGAACAAGCAAAACCAAATCCTTGCAATGCTTATGGCCTCAGTAAATGGCAAGCGGAGCAGCTTATTCAACAATCCGGCTGTCAAGCTGCGATTTTACGAACCATTTTGGTTTACGGTTGTATCGCCGACCCGAATCGTTCCAACTTTGTATTGTGGGTAAAAAATAAATTGACAGCAAACGAGCCTATCAACGTCGTAAAAGATCAATGGCGCACGCCAACATGGGTGGACGACCTTGCTGATGCATGTATAATCGCAAGCAAGAAAAATGCGAACGGGATATTTCATATCTCGGGCGAAACATTACACAGCATCTATGAAATCGCGGTAAAAGTGGCTGAACATTGGCAACTGGATAAACAATTGATCCGTCCCATTACGGCCGAAGAGATCGGCCAAGCGGAAAACCGACCGCGAAAAACGGGCTTCATTATTGATAAGGCTAAGCAGCAGTTAGGCTGGACAGCCACACAACTTCGTGATTCGTTCACAGAAATAGAGAAACAATTAGCAAAAATTAACACGCATGACTAA
- a CDS encoding acyl-CoA thioesterase: MTKKFAKESYTEMNELVLPNDTNTFGNLMGGRLLYWMDICSAMAAQKHSNSPVVTVSVDNVSFKRSIKLGEVVTIQAQVTRAFSSSMEVRMEIFAQNLPEGTKEKSNEAYYTFVAIDKENRPTKVPELVPETELEHTLFEKASQRRALRLILGGKIKPEDAAELKSIVNAALKG, from the coding sequence ATGACTAAGAAATTTGCCAAAGAATCATATACCGAGATGAATGAGCTCGTACTGCCCAACGATACCAATACGTTTGGAAACCTGATGGGCGGAAGGTTGCTTTACTGGATGGATATTTGTTCTGCGATGGCTGCTCAAAAACATTCCAATAGTCCGGTCGTCACGGTTTCTGTAGACAATGTATCGTTCAAGCGTTCCATTAAACTGGGCGAAGTGGTGACGATCCAAGCGCAGGTTACTCGTGCTTTTTCGAGTTCTATGGAAGTGCGCATGGAAATTTTCGCGCAAAATCTTCCGGAAGGCACCAAGGAAAAATCAAACGAAGCTTACTACACCTTTGTCGCAATAGATAAAGAAAATCGACCGACGAAAGTGCCAGAACTTGTACCGGAAACGGAACTGGAGCACACGCTTTTTGAAAAGGCCTCGCAACGGCGAGCTTTGCGACTAATTTTAGGTGGAAAAATAAAGCCGGAAGACGCTGCCGAGCTAAAAAGCATCGTCAATGCGGCATTGAAAGGATAA
- a CDS encoding EVE domain-containing protein: MNYFLVKSEPFKYSWEQFNKDGQTFWDGVRNYQARNNLKAMQEGDLVLFYHSNEGKEVVGLAKVVKEFYQDPTTDDERWVVVDLAPVETFKTPVTLETIKADEFLQDVALVRQGRLSVMPLKVEEFDRIVALGNA; this comes from the coding sequence ATGAATTATTTCCTTGTCAAGTCTGAACCTTTCAAATATAGTTGGGAACAGTTTAATAAAGATGGACAAACCTTTTGGGATGGCGTGCGTAACTACCAGGCTCGAAACAATCTGAAAGCTATGCAGGAAGGTGATCTTGTGCTTTTTTACCATAGTAATGAAGGAAAAGAAGTGGTCGGGCTGGCTAAAGTGGTTAAAGAGTTTTACCAGGATCCAACTACGGACGATGAACGTTGGGTGGTGGTTGATCTAGCACCTGTAGAGACGTTTAAAACACCGGTAACCTTAGAGACGATTAAAGCGGACGAGTTTCTGCAAGATGTTGCCTTGGTGCGTCAAGGCCGTCTCTCGGTGATGCCGTTGAAGGTCGAAGAGTTTGATCGAATAGTTGCTTTAGGCAACGCTTAA
- the gldC gene encoding gliding motility protein GldC, protein MKNAEIKLNVVLDDNNVPDSIDWSSTDGETTDQMPAKAMFLALWDAQYKNSLRIDLWTKDMPYDEMKRFFYETLQTLGDSFLRASGGDPIAEKVIGDLRDYCAHFGDKMEVLEQES, encoded by the coding sequence ATGAAAAATGCAGAGATAAAATTAAACGTTGTGCTAGACGATAACAACGTTCCGGATAGCATCGATTGGTCGTCTACAGATGGTGAAACAACGGACCAAATGCCGGCAAAAGCAATGTTTTTGGCTTTGTGGGATGCGCAGTATAAAAATTCGTTGCGTATTGACCTCTGGACGAAAGATATGCCATACGACGAGATGAAACGTTTTTTTTATGAAACGCTTCAGACATTAGGCGATTCTTTCCTTCGCGCATCGGGCGGTGATCCGATAGCAGAAAAGGTTATCGGCGATTTGCGCGATTATTGTGCGCACTTTGGTGATAAAATGGAAGTGCTTGAACAGGAATCTTAA
- a CDS encoding DEAD/DEAH box helicase: MASFEDFKLNKQLLNAIAEAGYEIPTEIQQKAITPILAGQDVMGIAQTGTGKTAAFVLPMLMSLKYAQGQDPRALILSPTRELAMQIEENIRTFSTYLDLRTVLLYGGLGPKTQKEQLEKGCDIIVATPGRFLELYLAGDIGTKSLKFLVMDEADKMMDMGFIGKIHRILEVVPRKRQNLLFSATMSELVRKISGDFLAFPTVIEVTEQATPAKTVTQVLYEVPNLKTKLNLLQYLLLDHESFHRIIIFCKTKAVADNVFRYLDRKYGDEHVRVIHANKGQNTRINSINAFKEGNIRILVATDVAARGLDVSNVSHVFNFDVPIVIEDYVHRIGRTGRAFNTGDAITFCNPAELYYVQKIEKLIRQEIPRKEIPEHVFIEETGYDERQAIAREIDGQKKKDNPDFKGAFHEKKHAIKAANRPKSAKRKKTAPRNNKGR, from the coding sequence ATGGCATCATTTGAAGATTTCAAACTCAATAAGCAGTTGCTTAATGCAATCGCAGAAGCTGGCTATGAAATTCCAACGGAAATTCAGCAGAAAGCGATTACACCGATTCTGGCGGGACAAGACGTAATGGGAATTGCGCAAACCGGAACCGGCAAGACGGCAGCGTTTGTGCTTCCGATGTTAATGAGCTTAAAATATGCACAAGGTCAAGATCCGCGTGCATTGATTTTATCGCCCACGCGCGAGCTCGCTATGCAAATCGAAGAAAACATCCGCACATTCTCGACGTATTTAGATCTACGTACCGTGTTACTTTACGGCGGATTGGGACCAAAAACGCAAAAAGAGCAATTGGAAAAAGGTTGTGATATTATCGTAGCTACACCCGGACGTTTCTTAGAGCTGTATTTGGCGGGTGATATCGGTACGAAATCGCTGAAATTTTTGGTCATGGATGAGGCCGATAAGATGATGGATATGGGGTTTATCGGTAAGATACACCGCATTTTAGAAGTTGTTCCGCGTAAGCGGCAAAACTTACTTTTTTCGGCCACTATGAGCGAACTGGTTCGAAAAATATCGGGCGATTTCTTAGCCTTTCCGACGGTAATCGAAGTGACAGAGCAGGCGACACCTGCGAAAACGGTAACGCAAGTGCTTTACGAGGTGCCAAACCTGAAAACCAAGCTCAATCTTCTACAGTATCTGTTGTTAGATCACGAATCGTTCCACCGTATCATCATCTTCTGTAAAACGAAGGCCGTTGCGGATAACGTATTTCGTTACCTGGATCGTAAATATGGCGACGAGCATGTTCGCGTAATCCATGCCAATAAAGGACAGAATACGCGGATCAACTCGATCAATGCCTTTAAAGAAGGAAATATCCGTATTTTGGTGGCTACGGATGTTGCTGCACGCGGGTTGGACGTGTCTAACGTAAGCCACGTGTTTAACTTTGATGTGCCGATCGTGATCGAAGATTACGTGCACCGCATCGGTCGTACCGGCCGGGCTTTCAATACGGGCGATGCCATAACGTTTTGCAACCCTGCGGAACTATACTATGTGCAGAAGATCGAAAAACTTATTCGGCAGGAAATTCCGAGGAAGGAAATTCCTGAACATGTGTTTATCGAGGAAACGGGATACGATGAGCGACAGGCGATAGCGCGTGAGATTGACGGTCAAAAGAAAAAAGATAATCCCGATTTTAAAGGCGCGTTTCACGAGAAAAAACATGCTATTAAGGCGGCAAACCGACCGAAATCGGCAAAAAGAAAAAAGACGGCACCGAGAAACAACAAAGGACGCTAA
- a CDS encoding S46 family peptidase, protein MKKIWIFILLTAVSMTTFADEGMWFLMHLKRLNEADMQKKGLKLTAEEIYSINNSSLKDAIVQFNGGCTAEIVSGQGLVFTNHHCGYGAIAELSTPENDHLTNGFWAKSHAEELKPKSLYVRFFVRMDDVSKRILGLVNDKMSEKEREKIINQEIAKIEKENSEGGKYVVSVKSFYNGNEFYYFVYQDYTDVRLVGTPPNSIGKFGGDTDNWEWPRHTGDFSIFRVYGDKDGNPAEYAENNVPLKPKHFLPISIKGIEEGDFSMILGYPGRTNRWMNAAGIDQNVNYAYPAWVEASKVGMDAMKKHMDKDQAVKLNYASTYSGVANYWKNRQGMIDALTKHQTAAAKRVQEAKFQKWANKKANKAHYADVLPTINAYYAATNEKAKHDNYLIGMLRSSTFAALPYSLGAALKQYAAANEAKRAEMLPSFEKGFNETFENIYVPLEVDVLADELSLYAKKAGNIAPYIQELAQKNAGNFQQEIATAFDKSIFSSVAQLKAFLANPSAEAVDADPLFLISKSLMDKYREKSPEAEAAADKFQAAYRKYIAGVLAANPKGKYYPDANSTLRLTYGTIRALPADPRNDATINNYTTLKGTIAKYKPNDEEFDLPKRLMELYEAKDYGRYADKKGYMPVNFLSDQDITGGNSGSPVLNGNGELIGLAFDGNIEAMAGDVIFDPVLQRTISVDIRYVLFIIDKFAGAQNIINELKIVE, encoded by the coding sequence ATGAAGAAAATTTGGATTTTCATACTACTTACAGCAGTGAGTATGACCACTTTTGCCGATGAGGGCATGTGGTTTTTAATGCATTTGAAGCGTCTCAATGAAGCTGATATGCAGAAAAAAGGCCTTAAATTAACGGCTGAAGAAATTTATAGCATTAACAATTCCTCCTTGAAAGACGCTATCGTGCAATTTAATGGCGGCTGTACAGCTGAGATTGTTTCGGGACAGGGATTGGTATTTACCAACCACCACTGTGGCTATGGTGCCATTGCAGAACTATCAACACCAGAGAATGATCACCTGACAAATGGATTTTGGGCAAAATCTCACGCCGAAGAGTTAAAACCAAAATCGCTTTACGTACGCTTTTTTGTACGTATGGACGATGTTTCCAAACGTATTTTGGGATTGGTTAATGATAAAATGAGCGAAAAAGAACGGGAAAAAATCATCAATCAGGAAATCGCTAAAATTGAAAAAGAAAATAGCGAAGGCGGCAAATATGTAGTTTCTGTCAAGTCATTTTACAATGGAAATGAATTTTACTATTTCGTCTATCAAGATTATACCGATGTACGTTTGGTGGGCACGCCGCCAAACAGCATTGGTAAATTTGGTGGTGATACTGACAACTGGGAATGGCCAAGACATACGGGTGACTTTTCGATTTTCCGTGTTTATGGCGACAAAGACGGTAATCCGGCCGAATATGCTGAAAATAACGTGCCTTTGAAACCAAAACACTTTCTGCCAATCAGTATCAAAGGGATTGAAGAGGGCGACTTTTCTATGATCTTAGGCTATCCCGGGCGAACGAATCGCTGGATGAACGCTGCAGGTATTGATCAAAACGTTAATTACGCTTATCCAGCCTGGGTTGAAGCCTCTAAAGTAGGAATGGACGCCATGAAAAAACACATGGATAAAGATCAAGCCGTAAAATTAAATTATGCATCTACCTACTCTGGCGTTGCCAACTATTGGAAAAATCGCCAAGGTATGATCGATGCATTAACCAAACACCAAACGGCTGCCGCAAAACGTGTTCAAGAAGCGAAATTCCAAAAATGGGCTAACAAGAAAGCAAATAAAGCGCACTATGCGGATGTTTTGCCAACGATTAATGCCTACTATGCCGCCACAAACGAAAAAGCTAAACATGACAACTACTTGATTGGTATGTTGCGGTCCTCAACGTTTGCGGCACTTCCTTACAGTTTGGGTGCTGCCTTAAAGCAGTATGCAGCTGCAAATGAAGCCAAACGCGCAGAGATGTTGCCTAGTTTTGAGAAAGGTTTTAACGAAACTTTTGAGAACATATATGTGCCGTTAGAGGTGGATGTTTTGGCTGACGAGCTAAGTCTATATGCGAAAAAAGCTGGAAATATTGCACCTTACATACAGGAACTTGCACAGAAAAATGCTGGCAACTTTCAACAAGAGATCGCCACGGCTTTTGACAAGAGTATTTTCTCTTCGGTAGCGCAATTAAAAGCTTTCTTGGCCAATCCGTCTGCCGAAGCTGTAGATGCAGATCCTTTGTTTTTAATTTCCAAATCATTAATGGATAAATACCGTGAGAAATCGCCGGAAGCTGAAGCTGCTGCAGACAAATTTCAAGCAGCTTACCGTAAATATATTGCGGGTGTATTGGCGGCAAATCCGAAGGGCAAATATTATCCAGATGCCAATTCAACATTGCGATTAACTTATGGAACCATCCGGGCCCTACCCGCAGACCCAAGAAATGATGCTACAATCAACAATTACACGACGCTGAAAGGCACTATAGCAAAATATAAACCCAACGATGAAGAGTTTGATTTGCCGAAACGTTTGATGGAGCTTTACGAAGCGAAAGATTACGGTCGTTACGCCGATAAAAAAGGCTACATGCCTGTCAATTTCCTGAGCGATCAGGATATTACCGGTGGTAACTCAGGTTCGCCCGTGTTGAATGGCAACGGCGAGCTTATCGGATTGGCATTTGATGGTAATATTGAAGCGATGGCCGGCGACGTAATTTTCGACCCTGTTTTACAGCGTACCATATCTGTCGATATCCGTTATGTTTTGTTTATTATCGACAAGTTTGCAGGTGCACAAAATATCATAAATGAACTGAAAATCGTCGAATAG
- a CDS encoding histone H1, with the protein MENYNKLKSLVASIEADADKFFNNGNSAAGTRVRKGLQEIKTLAQEIRNEVTSKKNDEK; encoded by the coding sequence ATGGAAAACTACAACAAATTAAAAAGCTTAGTAGCATCAATCGAAGCAGATGCAGACAAGTTCTTCAACAATGGCAATTCTGCTGCTGGCACACGTGTACGTAAAGGTTTGCAAGAAATCAAAACTTTAGCACAAGAAATCCGTAACGAAGTTACTTCAAAGAAAAACGACGAGAAGTAA
- a CDS encoding GLPGLI family protein — protein MKKNLWIVVLLSLVTNVLVAQYAHFPSGGVIHFEKTVHIKNFMKRQLSITKNDNFDRSYVEQLMSKAPTTYVFKSTLSFQGDESRSEPVKQELSGVMRNLVWYGFDYSTTYYKHIKNNSFKSLLEYGGSNILTQDSLLAIKWKITNEYRNIAGYTCRRANGVLLDSIFVVAFYTDEIPLSSGPASLHGLPGMILGAAVPEHHYSIYATKVELSQPVLTAELGKKRDKPMSRKELSAFMRDRMGIGEWSTVEEFNFLMVNLLL, from the coding sequence ATGAAAAAGAACTTATGGATTGTCGTGCTGCTTAGCTTGGTAACGAACGTATTGGTTGCCCAATATGCGCATTTTCCCTCGGGCGGCGTTATCCATTTTGAAAAAACTGTGCACATTAAAAATTTTATGAAGCGACAGCTATCGATTACGAAAAATGATAATTTCGATCGCTCTTATGTGGAACAGTTGATGAGTAAAGCGCCAACAACATATGTGTTTAAAAGTACCTTGTCTTTTCAGGGCGACGAGTCGCGTTCGGAGCCTGTCAAGCAAGAGCTCAGCGGCGTGATGCGCAATTTGGTATGGTATGGATTTGATTATTCCACGACGTATTATAAACACATCAAAAATAATAGTTTTAAATCGCTGTTGGAATATGGAGGCTCCAATATTTTGACACAAGATTCGCTGTTGGCTATCAAATGGAAAATTACAAACGAGTATCGTAATATCGCGGGGTACACTTGTCGGCGTGCCAACGGTGTTTTGCTGGATTCTATTTTTGTGGTCGCTTTTTACACCGATGAGATTCCACTTTCTTCTGGTCCTGCCTCGTTGCACGGACTTCCCGGGATGATACTGGGCGCGGCCGTTCCGGAGCACCATTACAGTATTTATGCAACCAAAGTAGAGTTATCACAACCCGTGCTCACGGCGGAGCTCGGAAAGAAACGGGATAAGCCGATGTCGCGAAAAGAGCTGTCGGCTTTTATGCGTGACAGGATGGGTATTGGTGAGTGGAGTACGGTGGAAGAATTTAACTTTTTGATGGTTAACTTGCTGCTATAA